One window from the genome of Musa acuminata AAA Group cultivar baxijiao chromosome BXJ1-4, Cavendish_Baxijiao_AAA, whole genome shotgun sequence encodes:
- the LOC135672178 gene encoding uncharacterized protein LOC135672178 — protein MTTAMATDIDSLPQDLLVDLCVSIVSSSPTPRKDIMRLRASCRRFHEASGARKVGQCMPVRRERVFHWLDAKGYFAFLRSCAECGNLEASLFLGLDEIYNRRRKSLGLHHLHKAMKGGHRVAAYTLGIILLQDPETQPLGIKTLNKLAAMDLPGAPSAHESLISGDVLIATCRREAASAMRDLTWTRLHLRPRRPCTNRLCGRVEKAGKANPWSGEESYRFCSQLCRWTHELYKFSELI, from the exons ATGACGACGGCAATGGCTACGGACATCGACTCCCTTCCTCAAGACCTCTTGGTCGACCTCTGCGTTTCCATCGTCTCCTCCTCCCCCACGCCCCGCAAAGACATCATGCGCCTGCGAGCCTC ATGCAGGAGATTTCACGAGGCGTCCGGGGCGAGGAAGGTTGGCCAGTGCATGCCCGTGAGGAGAGAGCGTGTGTTTCATTGGCTGGACGCGAAGGGTTACTTCGCCTTCCTCCGGAGCTGCGCTGAGTGCGGCAATCTTGAGGCCAGCCTCTTCCTTGGACTG GATGAAATTTACAACCGGAGAAGGAAAAGCTTGGGACTGCACCATCTTCACAAGGCAATGAAGGGTGGCCATCGAGTCGCAGCGTACACCCTGGGCATCATCTTGTTGCAAGACCCCGAGACGCAGCCACTCGGCATCAAAACCTTGAACAAACTGGCCGCCATGGATCTTCCCGGTGCTCCTTCCGCCCACGAGAGTTTGATATCCGGAGACGTTCTCATCGCGACGTGCCGAAGGGAGGCAGCCTCGGCCATGAGGGACCTAACTTGGACGAGACTGCACCTGCGCCCCCGGAGGCCCTGCACAAACCGACTGTGTGGAAGAGTAGAAAAGGCCGGCAAAGCGAACCCGTGGTCGGGCGAGGAGAGCTATAGATTCTGCAGCCAGTTGTGTAGGTGGACACATGAATTGTACAAGTTCTCTGAATTGATTTGA
- the LOC135658925 gene encoding uncharacterized protein LOC135658925: MEAAPQFLQCGFEPFRRSPLATAAPQWRTLRRRSIRLRSRSPRSGVFAVATEPTTGGAASSSSSNSASSPRSASFGSVNGAASSRFGNVSEEIKKVRKQMEEDEQLATLMRGLRGQNLTDVQFADENIRLRLVEVPAVNSNEALPLVYDPDIIASYWGKRPRAVSTRIIQLLSVAGGFLSHLAWDLINKKIAENEVARAIELREIVTSLGPAYIKLGQALSIRPDILSPAAMTELQKLCDKVPSFPDDVAMALIEEELGQPWCNIYSELTPSPIAAASLGQVYKGRLKETGELVAVKVQRPFVLETVTIDLFIIRKLGLFLRRFPQISIDIVGLVDEWAARFFEELDYINEGENGTRFAEMMRKDLPQVVIPKTYHKYTSRKVLTTQWIDGEKLSQSTESDVGELVNVGVICYLKQLLDTGFFHADPHPGNMIRTPDGKLAILDFGLVTRLTDDQKYGIIEAIAHLIHRDYNEIVKDFVKLDFIPDGVNLEPILPVLAKVFDQALEGGGAKNINFQELASDLAQITFDYPFRIPPYFALIIRAIGVLEGIALVGNPDFAIVDEAYPYLAQRLLTDESPRLKEALRYMIYGKRGVFDAERFIDVMQAFENFITAAKSGGGENLNGNMADLGSLQSQPGLLVPVFPALVPQPAQPVKTRAALTFLLSEKGNFFREFILDEVVKAIDAVSREQLVQIAAVMGIGTAAPVFSMAPLRPAVLLPTITEEDRVILNNVEKVAKFLTSETSKASSHQGVEFSNVIQELLPVLPSISARVLPEVLSRLTSRVLARLIRETFL; encoded by the exons ATGGAAGCGGCGCCTCAGTTCCTCCAGTGCGGCTTCGAGCCCTTCCGCCGCTCGCCCTTGGCGACAGCCGCCCCGCAGTGGAGGACGCTCCGACGCCGATCAATTCGTCTGAGATCTAGGTCTCCACGATCGGGAGTCTTCGCTGTGGCGACGGAGCCTACGACCGGTGGTGccgcttcgtcttcttcttctaatTCTGCCTCTTCTCCTCGGTCCGCCTCGTTTGGTTCCGTCAATGGTGCCGCCTCCAGC AGGTTTGGCAACGTGTCGGAGGAGATAAAGAAGGTGAGAAAGCAGATGGAGGAGGACGAGCAGCTGGCCACGCTGATGAGAGGGCTTCGAGGTCAAAACCTCACTGACGTTCAGTTTGCAGATGAGAACATCCGGCTTCGTCTTGTCGag GTACCAGCTGTGAACAGCAATGAAGCATTGCCACTTGTGTATGATCCTGACATAATTGCATCCTACTGGGGAAAGCGCCCTAGAGCTGTTTCCACACGGATTATACAGCTGCTGTCTGTAGCAGGTGGCTTTCTGTCTCATTTAGCTTGGGACTTGATTAACAAGAAGATCGCAGAG AATGAGGTCGCACGGGCTATTGAATTAAGGGAAATAGTAACGTCACTGGGTCCAGCTTACATAAAACTTGGCCAAGCTTTGAGTATTCGACCAGACATATTATCACCTGCTGCAATGACTGAACTGCAGAAGCTATGTGATAAG GTTCCTTCATTTCCAGATGATGTTGCGATGGCCCTTATTGAAGAAGAACTTGGGCAGCCTTGGTGTAACATCTACTCTGAACTGACACCATCCCCAATTGCTGCTG CATCTCTGGGACAAGTTTACAAGGGTCGCCTAAAAGAAACTGGCGAGTTGGTGGCCGTCAAAGTACAGCGGCCTTTTGTTCTGGAGACTGTCACCATAGATCTCTTCATTATTCGTAAACTGGGACTGTTTTTGCGAAGATTTCCTCAG ATCTCGATTGATATTGTTGGTTTGGTGGATGAATGGGCTGCCCGCTTTTTTGAAGAACTTGATTATATAAATGAAGGAGAAAATGGAACTCGCTTTGCTGAAATGATGAGAAAAGACCTTCCTCAG GTTGTCATACCGAAGACTTATCATAAATATACGTCAAGAAAAGTTCTTACCACCCAGTGGATAGATGGAGAGAAACTATCACAAAGTACTGAAAGTGATGTAGGGGAACTGGTCAACGTTGGAGTGATATGCTACCTAAAGCAG CTACTTGATACTGGCTTCTTTCATGCTGATCCTCATCCTGGAAATATGATTCGTACACCAGATGGGAAGTTGGCTATACTTGACTTTG GCCTCGTGACAAGATTGACTGATGATCAGAAGTATGGTATAATTGAAGCAATTGCCCACCTGATTCATCGTGACTACAATGAAATTGTCAAGGACTTTGTCAAGCTTGATTTCATTCCTGATGGTGTCAATTTGGAACCAATCTTGCCAGTGCTGGCCAAAGTTTTTGATCAGGCACTAGAAGGAGGTGGTgcaaaaaatattaactttcaggaATTAGCATCTGATTTGGCTCAAATTACCTTTGATTATCCATTCAGAATACCACCATATTTTGCTTTAATAATCAGAGCAATTGGGGTATTAGAAGGAATAGCACTAGTTGGAAATCCTGACTTTGCGATTGTAGACGAAGCATACCCATATCTCGCTCAG aGACTTTTAACAGATGAATCCCCCAGGTTGAAGGAGGCATTGCGGTATATGATATATGGTAAACGCGGAGTGTTTGATGCAGAAAGATTCATTGATGTCATGCAAGCTTTCGAGAATTTCATCACTGCTGCAAAAAGTGGAGGTGGTGAAAATCTGAATGGAAATATGGCTGATCTTGGTTCTTTGCAGAGTCAACCAGGTCTTCTGGTCCCAGTATTTCCAGCATTAGTACCTCAGCCAGCACAGCCTGTCAAGACTAGGGCAGCCCTCACGTTTTTGCTTTCTGAAAAAGGAAACTTCTTCAGAGAATTTATTCTAGATGAG GTCGTTAAAGCGATTGATGCAGTTTCGCGAGAGCAGTTGGTCCAAATTGCTGCAGTTATGGGAATTGGGACTGCAGCTCCAGTTTTTAGTATGGCTCCCCTGAGGCCTGCGGTTTTGCTGCCCACCATCACAGAGGAGGACAGAGTCATACTAAACAATGTTGAAAAAGTTGCAAAGTTTCTAACTTCTGAAACTTCTAAAGCATCATCACATCAG GGTGTTGAGTTTTCTAATGTCATCCAAGAACTTCTTCCTGTGTTACCAAGCATCTCAGCAAGAGTCCTACCTGAAGTGCTGAGCCGGTTGACTTCACGTGTATTAGCTCGGCTAATCCGAGAAACATTTTTGTAG